From Panicum hallii strain FIL2 chromosome 2, PHallii_v3.1, whole genome shotgun sequence, a single genomic window includes:
- the LOC112882572 gene encoding scarecrow-like protein 32, giving the protein MMQFTHTAPPPPPLHPNGHGGLGLGLFLDVGAPRARPWPGSFPTPASKISLGNLNSTSCMEQLLVHCANAIEANDATLTQQILWVLNNIAPPDGDSNQRLTAAFLCALVARASRTGACKAVTAAVAAAVESAALHVHRFTAVELASFVDLTPWHRFGYTAANAAILEAVEGFPVVHVVELGTTHCMQIPTLIDMLASRAEGPPILRLTVADVAPNAPPPALDMSYDELGAKLLNFARSRNMSMDFRVVTTSPADAFTSLVDQLRVQQLVLDGTEALVVNCQMLLHTVPDETAGSVSLAQPVSLRTMLLKSLRTLDPNLVVVVEEDADFTAGDVVGRLRAAFNFLWIPYDAVDTFLPKGSEQRRWYEAEIGWKVENVLAQEGVDRLERQEDRARWDQRMRSAGFRAVAFGEEAAGEVKAMLNEHAAGWGMKREDDDLVLTWKGHNVVFASAWASS; this is encoded by the coding sequence ATGATGCAGTTCACGCATACGGCGCCTCCACCACCGCCTCTGCACCCTAACGGCCATGGAGGACTAGGGCTAGGGCTGTTCCTTGACGTCGGCGCGCCGAGGGCACGGCCGTGGCCGGGGAGCTTCCCGACGCCGGCGTCCAAGATCTCGCTCGGCAACCTCAACAGCACCAGCTGCatggagcagctgctggtgcACTGCGCCAACGCCATCGAGGCCAACGACGCCACACTCACGCAGCAGATCCTGTGGGTGCTCAACAACATCGCGCCGCCGGATGGGGACTCCAACCAGCGGCTCACGGCCGCGTTCCTCTGCGCGCTCGTCGCGCGCGCGTCCAGGACGGGCGCGTGCAAGGCGGTCACCGCGGCCGTGGCGGCCGCGGTCGAGTCGGCCGCGCTGCACGTGCACCGGTTCACGGCCGTCGAGCTCGCCAGCTTCGTCGACCTCACGCCGTGGCACCGGTTCGGGTACACGGCCGCCAACGCCGCCATCCTCGAGGCCGTCGAGGGCTTCCCCGTCGTGCACGTCGTCGAGCTTGGCACGACGCACTGCATGCAGATCCCGACGCTCATCGACATGCTCGCCAGCCGCGCCGAGGGTCCCCCGATCCTCCGGCTCACGGTCGCCGACGTCGCGCCCaacgcgccgccgccagccctcGACATGTCCTACGACGAGCTCGGCGCGAAACTGCTCAATTTCGCGCGATCGCGCAACATGTCCATGGACTTCCGGGTGGTGACCACCTCGCCGGCCGACGCGTTCACGTCCCTGGTCGACCAGCTCCGGGTGCAGCAGCTGGTCTTGGACGGGACCGAGGCGCTCGTCGTGAACTGCCAAATGCTGCTGCACACCGTCCCGGACGAGACGGCGGGGTCCGTCAGCCTGGCGCAGCCGGTGTCGCTCCGGACCATGCTCCTCAAGTCCCTCCGGACCCTCGACCCCAACCTGGtcgtggtggtggaggaggacgCCGACTTCACGGCGGGCGACGTGGTGGGGAGGCTGCGCGCGGCGTTCAACTTCCTGTGGATCCCGTACGACGCCGTGGACACGTTCCTGCCCAAGGGGAGCGAGCAGCGGCGGTGGTACGAGGCGGAGATCGGGTGGAAGGTGGAGAACGTGCTAGCGCAGGAGGGCGTGGACCGGCTGGAGCGGCAGGAGGACAGGGCCAGGTGGGACCAAAGAATGCGCAGCGCGGGGTTCCGTGCCGTGGCGTTCGGCGAGGAGGCTGCCGGGGAGGTGAAGGCGATGCTGAACGAGCACGCAGCGGGGTGGGGGATGAAGCGGGAGGACGACGACCTGGTGCTCACATGGAAAGGGCACAACGTCGTGTTCGCGTCGGCGTGGGCGTCGTCGTGA
- the LOC112882987 gene encoding ras GTPase-activating protein-binding protein 2: protein MASAAATQQVGTYFLRNYYNLLQQNPDVVHQFYNEASTMVRVDDLAGTNTTVNSMMDIHSLIMSLNFTQIEIKTANFINSWGDGVLVMVSGLVQTKEYSHQRKFIQMFFLAPQEKGYFVLNDYFHFVDQEQVQPAQLISHDDYENNLASNTAVETVPEYIHEEETQTAQITSEGHDVVDNYAYSEPPLQVVSSDNWGEEPLPEEPPSSFSNEIAVAPEEPVQPSPVPPPHVEEPVGEPVKKTYASILKTAKAPPAFPVAQQVPVSKPSHPTTESNQAQHSVMASSTAAEKPRSDVYGEVAAHDDEESKSVYVGNVPSSVSEADLENEFKKFGRLIPDGVAIRSRKETGGYYAFVEFEELSGVHNALKASPIEINGRQIYVEERKPNSGIRGGRRGGRGRFGGGGRGFARGGGDEYNGGNRGRSNGYGRVPHQERGILGSHAQRN, encoded by the exons ATGgcttcggcggcggcgacccAA CAGGTGGGAACGTACTTCCTACGGAACTATTACAACCTGCTGCAGCAGAACCCCGATGTAGTGCACCAGTTTTACAACGAAGCCAGCACCATGGTCCGCGTCGACGACCTCGCCGGAACGAACACCACTGTCAACAGCATGATG GACATCCACTCGCTCATTATGTCCTTGAATTTCACCCAAATCGAGATCAAGACAGCAAACTTTATCAACTCATGGGGTGATGGGGTGCTAGTTATGGTCTCTGGCCTCGTGCAGACCAAGGAGTACAGCCACCAAAGGAAATTTATCCAGATGTTCTTCCTTGCTCCCCAAGAGAAGGGTTACTTTGTCCTCAACGATTACTTTCACTTCGTCGACCAAGAACAGGTGCAGCCTGCACAACTGATTTCTCATGATGACTACGAGAACAATTTAGCCTCCAACACAGCTGTCGAAACTG TTCCTGAATACATTCATGAGGAAGAAACTCAAACAGCACAAATAACATCTGAAGGACATGATGTGGTTGACAATTATGCTTATTCTGAGCCACCACTGCAAGTGGTGTCATCTGACAACTGGGGGGAGGAACCTCTTCCTGAAGAACCGCCTTCTTCCTTCTCAAATGAAATTGCAGTGGCACCAGAGGAGCCAGTGCAACCTTCTCCTGTGCCACCTCCTCATGTGGAGGAGCCGGTTGGTGAACCAGTGAAGAAGACTTATGCTTCCATT CTAAAAACTGCAAAGGCTCCACCTGCATTCCCGGTAGCCCAGCAAGTCCCTGTGAGTAAGCCTTCTCACCCTACAACAGAGTCGAACCAGGCCCAGCATTCAGTCATGGCTTCATCAACGGCAGCTGAGAAACCAAGATCTGATGTCTATGGTGAAGTTGCAGCCCATGATGATGAAG AGAGCAAGTCTGTTTATGTTGGGAATGTGCCATCATCTGTAAGCGAGGCTGATCTTGAAAATGAGTTCAAAAAGTTTGGGCGGCTTATTCCCGACGGTGTTGCTATCAGAAGCCGGAAG GAGACTGGTGGCTATTATGCTTTTGTGGAATTCGAGGAGCTTAGTGGTGTACACAATGCGTTAAAG GCTTCACCAATCGAAATAAACGGGCGGCAGATATATGTTGAGGAGAGGAAGCCTAACAGCGGAATAAGAGGCGGAA GGAGGGGTGGAAGAGGCCGTTTTGGCGGTGGAGGTCGGGGATTTGCCAGAGGTGGAGGTGATGAGTACAATGGTGGCAATCGGGGGAGGTCGAACGGGTATGGGCGTGTTCCTCACCAAGAGAGGGGCATCCTTGGGAGCCACGCTCAAAGGAACTGA
- the LOC112881303 gene encoding zinc finger protein 36-like has product MQRKQSPSSQIVTAGARTIARKMDQDEYLSLCLMALAAACQQAGATAPRRPHDVAAPLSSAAASSTELPLHFRCPLCGKAFASYQALGGHKASHRKLPAGGGAAPLFHQKEATAEASSASGSGGAGRHVCTVCRRGFDTGQALGGHKRFHYLHGPSVSASLPSGAVPSAVGGFDLNLAPLVPEIGFPGVRRRGDDDEVPSPLPLPPKKPRRPSNSA; this is encoded by the coding sequence ATGCAGCGCAAGCAATCGCCGTCCTCGCAGATCGTCACAGCAGGAGCTCGAACGATAGCGCGAAAAATGGACCAAGACGAGTACCTGTCCCTGTGCCTCatggcgctcgccgccgcgtgCCAGCAAGCCGGCGCGAcggcgccgcgccggccacacGACGTGGCAGCGCCATTATCGTCCGCGGCGGCGTCATCGACCGAGCTTCCGCTCCACTTCCGGTGCCCCCTCTGCGGCAAGGCGTTCGCGTCGTACCAGGCGCTCGGGGGGCACAAGGCGAGCCACCGCAAGCTGCCCGCGGGTGGTGGCGCGGCGCCATTGTTCCATCAGAAGGAAGCAACCGCGGAGGCATCATCGGCGtccgggagcggcggcgccgggcggcACGTCTGCACGGTGTGCCGCAGGGGATTCGACACCGGGCAGGCGCTCGGCGGGCACAAGAGGTTCCACTACCTGCACGGGCCGTCGGTGTCGGCGTCGCTGCCCAGCGGTGCGGTGCCGAGCGCGGTCGGTGGGTTTGACCTGAACCTGGCGCCCCTGGTCCCGGAGATTGGATTTCCCGGCGTGAGGCGGCGGGGCGACGACGATGAGGTGCCGAGCCCTTTGCCTTTGCCGCCCAAGAAGCCACGCCGGCCGTCGAATTCTGCATGA
- the LOC112880162 gene encoding putative multidrug resistance protein isoform X1, which translates to MAKDDGPAETVEEKAAAPVLRSFASVFVHADAADVALMVLGLVGAMGDGMSTPVMLAITSRVFDDTGSGPDHLQQFRSKMNENVRNTLFLAAAHWMAAFLEAFCWTRTAERQSSRMRARYLRAVLRQDVEYFDLNVGSTSEVVTGVSGDTLVVQDALSEKVPNFVMNVTMFVASYAVAFALLWRLTLVSLPSVLLLIVPGFLYGRVQVGLARRMRELYARPGAIAEQAMSSVRTVHSFVAERATAARFSAALEESVRLGLRQGLAKGLAVGSGGIRIAIFAFNVWYGSRLVMYHGYKGGTVYIVSVIIVVGGGALGSALSNIKYLTEASSAAERIMELIRRVPKIDSESGAGEVLENVAGEVDFRNVAFCYPSRPKSPVFVNFSLHVPAGRSVALVGASGSGKSTVIALLERFYDPSAGEVTLDGVDIRRLQLKWLRAQMGLVSQEPALFATSIRENIKFGKEDATEEEITAAAKAANAHSFISQLPRGYDTQVGERGIQMSGGQKQRIAIARAILKSPKILLLDEATSALDSSSERVVQEALELASMGRTTIVVAHRLSTIRNADMIVVMQSGEVKELGSHYELNAQENGIYSSLVRLQQTTDVEMTEQVGKIGNTNILQQSSNQIMSKGFSVASRSSSTRSMGDAKDDGNSENSKLPVPSFRRLLMLNAPELKQASIGIFSAIVSGGIQPMFAYAMGSVTSIFFSTDHQEIKKETRTYTLVSAGLAVLTFLISIGQYYNFAAMGEYLTKRIREQMLAKFLTFEIGWFDRDENSSGSICSQLTHDANIVRSLVGDRMSLVTQTVSAVLTAYIMGLVIAWRLALVMIAVQPLDITCFYTRHVLLKRMSKKSTQAQSECSKLAAGAVSNLRAITAFSSQGRILHLLDQAQDGPRKESIRQSWFAGLGLGTSMSLLRCTWALTFWYSGILIAGHHITAKAFFQTFLILVSTSLVIADAGSVTADLAKGANAVASVFAVLDRETLIDPDNPVGYKPEKLKGEVNIRGVDFAYPSRPDVIIFKGFSLSIQQGKSTALVGQSGSGKSTIIGFIERFYDPINGVVEIDGKDIKTYNLRALRQHIGLVSQEPTLFAGTIRENIMYGRETASVEEIEDAARSANAHDFISNLKDGYNTRCGDQGVLLSGGQKQRIAIARAILKNPAILLLDEATSALDSQSEKVVQEALSRMLVGRTSVVVAHRLSTIQNCNMIVVLEKGIVVETGSHESLIAKGPAGTYFGLVNMQQGSNHTSSSVIGNKNP; encoded by the exons ATGGCTAAGGACGACGGCCCGGCGGAGACGGTGgaggagaaggcggcggcgccggtTCTGCGGTCGTTCGCGTCAGTGTTCGTGCACGCAGATGCGGCGGACGTGGCGCTGATGGTGCTGGGCCTGGTGGGCGCCATGGGCGACGGCATGTCGACGCCGGTGATGCTGGCCATCACCAGCCGCGTCTTCGACGACACCGGCAGCGGCCCTGATCACCTCCAGCAGTTCAGGTCCAAGATGAACGAG AACgtgaggaacaccctcttcctgGCCGCCGCGCACTGGATGGCGGCGTTCCTAG AGGCGTTTTGCTGGACGCGGACGGCGGAACGGCAGTCGTCGCGGATGCGGGCACGGTACCTGAGGGCAGTGCTCCGGCAGGACGTGGAGTACTTTGACCTCAACGTGGGCTCGACGTCGGAGGTGGTTACCGGCGTCTCCGGCGACACCCTCGTCGTGCAGGACGCGCTGAGCGAGAAGGTGCCCAACTTCGTGATGAACGTCACCATGTTCGTTGCCAGCTACGCCGTCGCTTTCGCGCTGCTGTGGCGCCTCACGCTGGTGTCGCTGCCGTCCGTGCTGCTGCTCATCGTCCCCGGCTTCCTGTACGGCCGCGTCCAGGTCGGCCTGGCGCGACGGATGCGGGAGCTGTACGCGCGCCCGGGCGCCATCGCCGAGCAGGCCATGTCGTCGGTGCGCACCGTGCACTCGTTCGTCGCGGAGAGGGCCACCGCGGCGCGGTTCTCCGCCGCGCTGGAGGAGTCGGTGCGGCTCGGGCTCAGGCAGGGGCTCGCCAAGGGCCTTGCCGTCGGCAGCGGCGGCATCCGCATCGCCATCTTTGCCTTCAATGTTTGGTACGGCAGCCGCCTCGTCATGTACCATGGCTACAAGGGCGGCACCGTCTACATCGTCtccgtcatcatcgtcgtcggaGGCGG AGCGTTGGGGTCGGCGTTGTCAAACATCAAGTACCTAACGGAGGCGAgctcggcggcggagaggatcatGGAGCTGATCAGGCGGGTGCCCAAGATAGACTCAGAGAGTGGCGCCGGCGAGGTGCTGGAGAACGTCGCCGGTGAGGTGGACTTCAGGAACGTGGCGTTCTGCTACCCGTCGCGACCGAAGAGCCCCGTCTTCGTGAACTTCAGCCTGCACGTGCCGGCCGGACGCTCGGTGGCCCTGGTGGGTGCCAGTGGCTCAGGGAAGTCGACGGTGATCGCGCTGCTGGAGCGCTTCTACGACCCGTCGGCCGGGGAGGTGACCCTCGACGGCGTGGACATCCGGCGGCTTCAGCTCAAGTGGTTGCGCGCGCAGATGGGGCTCGTCAGCCAGGAGCCGGCGCTGTTCGCGACGTCGATCAGGGAGAACATAAAGTTTGGCAAGGAGGACGCCACGGAGGAGGAGATCACGGCTGCGGCGAAGGCGGCCAACGCCCACAGCTTCATCTCGCAGTTGCCGCGGGGCTACGACACGCAG GTGGGCGAGCGTGGTATTCAAATGTCTGGAGGACAGAAGCAAAGGATCGCTATTGCTAGAGCAATCCTAAAATCACCCaagatcctcctccttgacgaAGCCACTAGTGCATTGGACAGCAGTTCAGAGCGTGTTGTGCAGGAGGCGCTTGAATTGGCCTCCATGGGCCGAACTACTATTGTCGTTGCACATCGTCTCTCCACAATCCGCAACGCTGATATGATTGTTGTCATGCAGTCTGGCGAGGTGAAGGAGTTAGGGTCCCATTATGAGCTCAATGCACAAGAGAATGGCATATACTCATCTCTTGTCCGCCTTCAGCAAACCACAGATGTGGAAATGACCGAGCAGGTTGGCAAAATTGGAAATACAAATATTTTGCAGCAATCAAGCAATCAAATTATGAGCAAGGGTTTCTCTGTAGCAAGTAGGTCAAGCTCAACTCGTTCAATGGGTGATGCAAAAGATGATGGTAACTCAGAGAATTCAAAGCTTCCTGTGCCATCGTTCAGGAGGCTACTTATGCTTAATGCGCCAGAGCTGAAGCAGGCATCAATAGGAATCTTCAGTGCAATTGTGTCTGGAGGCATACAGCCTATGTTTGCCTATGCCATGGGCAGCGTGACCTCGATCTTCTTCTCGACAGATCATCAAGAGATCAAGAAGGAAACAAGGACCTACACACTTGTCTCTGCCGGCCTTGCAGTGCTGACATTCCTTATCAGTATTGGGCAATATTACAACTTTGCTGCCATGGGAGAATATCTCACCAAGAGGATCAGGGAACAGATGCTCGCTAAATTTCTCACTTTCGAGATTGGTTGGTTTGATCGTGATGAGAATTCTAGTGGTTCCATATGCTCACAACTTACCCACGACGCCAACATT GTGAGGTCACTAGTGGGTGACCGGATGTCTCTAGTGACCCAGACAGTTTCTGCTGTTCTAACCGCCTACATCATGGGTTTGGTGATTGCTTGGCGTCTAGCTCTTGTGATGATTGCAGTCCAGCCTCTTGACATTACATGCTTTTACACTCGCCATGTCTTACTAAAGAGGATGTCCAAGAAATCAACACAGGCACAATCTGAATGTAGTAAGCTAGCTGCCGGGGCCGTCTCTAATCTCCGAGCCATAACGGCTTTCTCATCCCAGGGCCGCATCCTGCACCTCCTTGACCAAGCACAAGATGGTCCACGCAAGGAAAGCATCCGACAATCATGGTTTGCAGGTTTAGGCCTCGGTACCTCCATGAGCCTTTTGAGATGCACATGGGCACTCACCTTCTGGTACAGTGGAATTCTCATAGCTGGTCACCATATTACTGCGAAGGcctttttccaaaccttttTGATTCTAGTAAGCACAAGTCTTGTGATTGCAGACGCGGGTAGTGTTACTGCAGATCTTGCTAAGGGTGCTAATGCAGTCGCTTCGGTGTTTGCTGTTCTTGATCGAGAGACATTAATTGATCCAGACAACCCTGTGGGATATAAACCAGAGAAGCTCAAAGGCGAGGTGAACATTAGAGGAGTTGATTTTGCATATCCATCAAGACCTGATGTGATCATCTTCAAAGGATTCTCCTTGAGCATCCAACAAGGCAAGTCAACGGCACTTGTTGGGCAAAGTGGTTCAGGCAAGTCAACCATCATTGGGTTTATAGAGAGGTTTTATGACCCAATTAACGGGGTAGTAGAGATCGATGGTAAAGatattaaaacatataatcttcgAGCCCTACGCCAGCATATTGGGCTGGTGAGCCAAGAGCCAACACTATTTGCAGGTACCATCAGAGAGAACATTATGTATGGCAGAGAAACAGCTAGTGTGGAAGAAATTGAGGATGCAGCAAGGTCTGCAAATGCACATGACTTCATTAGCAACCTGAAGGATGGATATAACACAAGGTGCGGAGATCAAGGTGTTCTACTATCGGGAGGGCAGAAGCAGCGCATCGCTATTGCTCGTGCAATTCTGAAGAATCCTGCCATATTGCTTCTAGATGAAGCCACAAGTGCATTGGACAGCCAGTCCGAGAAGGTGGTGCAAGAGGCATTGAGCCGAATGTTGGTCGGTAGGACAAGTGTTGTGGTGGCTCATAGGTTGAGCACTATTCAGAATTGTAACATGATCGTTGTGCTTGAGAAAGGAATTGTTGTGGAGACAGGATCACATGAATCCCTCATTGCGAAGGGTCCTGCTGGAACATACTTTGGATTGGTCAATATGCAGCAAGGAAGCAACCACACCAGCAGTTCTGTGATTGGGAATAAAAACCCATAG
- the LOC112880162 gene encoding putative multidrug resistance protein isoform X2: MAKDDGPAETVEEKAAAPVLRSFASVFVHADAADVALMVLGLVGAMGDGMSTPVMLAITSRVFDDTGSGPDHLQQFRSKMNENVRNTLFLAAAHWMAAFLEAFCWTRTAERQSSRMRARYLRAVLRQDVEYFDLNVGSTSEVVTGVSGDTLVVQDALSEKVPNFVMNVTMFVASYAVAFALLWRLTLVSLPSVLLLIVPGFLYGRVQVGLARRMRELYARPGAIAEQAMSSVRTVHSFVAERATAARFSAALEESVRLGLRQGLAKGLAVGSGGIRIAIFAFNVWYGSRLVMYHGYKGGTVYIVSVIIVVGGGALGSALSNIKYLTEASSAAERIMELIRRVPKIDSESGAGEVLENVAGEVDFRNVAFCYPSRPKSPVFVNFSLHVPAGRSVALVGASGSGKSTVIALLERFYDPSAGEVTLDGVDIRRLQLKWLRAQMGLVSQEPALFATSIRENIKFGKEDATEEEITAAAKAANAHSFISQLPRGYDTQVGERGIQMSGGQKQRIAIARAILKSPKILLLDEATSALDSSSERVVQEALELASMGRTTIVVAHRLSTIRNADMIVVMQSGEVKELGSHYELNAQENGIYSSLVRLQQTTDVEMTEQVGKIGNTNILQQSSNQIMSKGFSVASRSSSTRSMGDAKDDGNSENSKLPVPSFRRLLMLNAPELKQASIGIFSAIVSGGIQPMFAYAMGSVTSIFFSTDHQEIKKETRTYTLVSAGLAVLTFLISIGQYYNFAAMGEYLTKRIREQMLAKFLTFEIGWFDRDENSSGSICSQLTHDANIVRSLVGDRMSLVTQTVSAVLTAYIMGLVIAWRLALVMIAVQPLDITCFYTRHVLLKRMSKKSTQAQSECSKLAAGAVSNLRAITAFSSQGRILHLLDQAQDGPRKESIRQSWFAGLGLGTSMSLLRCTWALTF; encoded by the exons ATGGCTAAGGACGACGGCCCGGCGGAGACGGTGgaggagaaggcggcggcgccggtTCTGCGGTCGTTCGCGTCAGTGTTCGTGCACGCAGATGCGGCGGACGTGGCGCTGATGGTGCTGGGCCTGGTGGGCGCCATGGGCGACGGCATGTCGACGCCGGTGATGCTGGCCATCACCAGCCGCGTCTTCGACGACACCGGCAGCGGCCCTGATCACCTCCAGCAGTTCAGGTCCAAGATGAACGAG AACgtgaggaacaccctcttcctgGCCGCCGCGCACTGGATGGCGGCGTTCCTAG AGGCGTTTTGCTGGACGCGGACGGCGGAACGGCAGTCGTCGCGGATGCGGGCACGGTACCTGAGGGCAGTGCTCCGGCAGGACGTGGAGTACTTTGACCTCAACGTGGGCTCGACGTCGGAGGTGGTTACCGGCGTCTCCGGCGACACCCTCGTCGTGCAGGACGCGCTGAGCGAGAAGGTGCCCAACTTCGTGATGAACGTCACCATGTTCGTTGCCAGCTACGCCGTCGCTTTCGCGCTGCTGTGGCGCCTCACGCTGGTGTCGCTGCCGTCCGTGCTGCTGCTCATCGTCCCCGGCTTCCTGTACGGCCGCGTCCAGGTCGGCCTGGCGCGACGGATGCGGGAGCTGTACGCGCGCCCGGGCGCCATCGCCGAGCAGGCCATGTCGTCGGTGCGCACCGTGCACTCGTTCGTCGCGGAGAGGGCCACCGCGGCGCGGTTCTCCGCCGCGCTGGAGGAGTCGGTGCGGCTCGGGCTCAGGCAGGGGCTCGCCAAGGGCCTTGCCGTCGGCAGCGGCGGCATCCGCATCGCCATCTTTGCCTTCAATGTTTGGTACGGCAGCCGCCTCGTCATGTACCATGGCTACAAGGGCGGCACCGTCTACATCGTCtccgtcatcatcgtcgtcggaGGCGG AGCGTTGGGGTCGGCGTTGTCAAACATCAAGTACCTAACGGAGGCGAgctcggcggcggagaggatcatGGAGCTGATCAGGCGGGTGCCCAAGATAGACTCAGAGAGTGGCGCCGGCGAGGTGCTGGAGAACGTCGCCGGTGAGGTGGACTTCAGGAACGTGGCGTTCTGCTACCCGTCGCGACCGAAGAGCCCCGTCTTCGTGAACTTCAGCCTGCACGTGCCGGCCGGACGCTCGGTGGCCCTGGTGGGTGCCAGTGGCTCAGGGAAGTCGACGGTGATCGCGCTGCTGGAGCGCTTCTACGACCCGTCGGCCGGGGAGGTGACCCTCGACGGCGTGGACATCCGGCGGCTTCAGCTCAAGTGGTTGCGCGCGCAGATGGGGCTCGTCAGCCAGGAGCCGGCGCTGTTCGCGACGTCGATCAGGGAGAACATAAAGTTTGGCAAGGAGGACGCCACGGAGGAGGAGATCACGGCTGCGGCGAAGGCGGCCAACGCCCACAGCTTCATCTCGCAGTTGCCGCGGGGCTACGACACGCAG GTGGGCGAGCGTGGTATTCAAATGTCTGGAGGACAGAAGCAAAGGATCGCTATTGCTAGAGCAATCCTAAAATCACCCaagatcctcctccttgacgaAGCCACTAGTGCATTGGACAGCAGTTCAGAGCGTGTTGTGCAGGAGGCGCTTGAATTGGCCTCCATGGGCCGAACTACTATTGTCGTTGCACATCGTCTCTCCACAATCCGCAACGCTGATATGATTGTTGTCATGCAGTCTGGCGAGGTGAAGGAGTTAGGGTCCCATTATGAGCTCAATGCACAAGAGAATGGCATATACTCATCTCTTGTCCGCCTTCAGCAAACCACAGATGTGGAAATGACCGAGCAGGTTGGCAAAATTGGAAATACAAATATTTTGCAGCAATCAAGCAATCAAATTATGAGCAAGGGTTTCTCTGTAGCAAGTAGGTCAAGCTCAACTCGTTCAATGGGTGATGCAAAAGATGATGGTAACTCAGAGAATTCAAAGCTTCCTGTGCCATCGTTCAGGAGGCTACTTATGCTTAATGCGCCAGAGCTGAAGCAGGCATCAATAGGAATCTTCAGTGCAATTGTGTCTGGAGGCATACAGCCTATGTTTGCCTATGCCATGGGCAGCGTGACCTCGATCTTCTTCTCGACAGATCATCAAGAGATCAAGAAGGAAACAAGGACCTACACACTTGTCTCTGCCGGCCTTGCAGTGCTGACATTCCTTATCAGTATTGGGCAATATTACAACTTTGCTGCCATGGGAGAATATCTCACCAAGAGGATCAGGGAACAGATGCTCGCTAAATTTCTCACTTTCGAGATTGGTTGGTTTGATCGTGATGAGAATTCTAGTGGTTCCATATGCTCACAACTTACCCACGACGCCAACATT GTGAGGTCACTAGTGGGTGACCGGATGTCTCTAGTGACCCAGACAGTTTCTGCTGTTCTAACCGCCTACATCATGGGTTTGGTGATTGCTTGGCGTCTAGCTCTTGTGATGATTGCAGTCCAGCCTCTTGACATTACATGCTTTTACACTCGCCATGTCTTACTAAAGAGGATGTCCAAGAAATCAACACAGGCACAATCTGAATGTAGTAAGCTAGCTGCCGGGGCCGTCTCTAATCTCCGAGCCATAACGGCTTTCTCATCCCAGGGCCGCATCCTGCACCTCCTTGACCAAGCACAAGATGGTCCACGCAAGGAAAGCATCCGACAATCATGGTTTGCAGGTTTAGGCCTCGGTACCTCCATGAGCCTTTTGAGATGCACATGGGCACTCACCTTCTG A